A region from the Lolium perenne isolate Kyuss_39 chromosome 4, Kyuss_2.0, whole genome shotgun sequence genome encodes:
- the LOC127296765 gene encoding monooxygenase 2 isoform X2, translating into MQQQGESGEDIVIVGAGLAGLAVALGLHRKGVGSVVLESSPALRASGFAFATWPNAFRALDALGVGDKIRNLHVQAQALRVASSSTGTVARELDFSGKQGGGAPFEFRCVRRDVLLQVLAAELPEGTIRYSSKIVSIDEQHDDSKIIHLADGSTLRAKVLIGCDGINSVVSKWLGLAKPSYSGRSATRGLACYPDGHTFQPKFLQFYGHGFRFGYVPCNANDVYWFYTWSPSPDDDGVDESGAKMKHYVLAKLRSSKVPAEALELIQSSEVSDDAPAAPLRFRPPFSLLFAKISKGNVCVAGDALHPMTPDLGQGGCAALEDGVVLARCLGEAILGGGGDSAGGVAEKKRIESGLQKYAGVRRWRSIDLVATAYVVGFLQQSSNTIVSFLREKFLAGMLARKLVKMSNYDCGTLSS; encoded by the exons ATGCAGCAGCAGGGGGAGTCCGGCGAGGACATCGTGATCGTGGGCGCCGGACTCGCCGGCCTCGCCGTGGCGCTCGGGCTGCACAG GAAAGGGGTGGGGAGCGTGGTGCTGGAGTCGTCGCCGGCGCTCCGGGCGTCGGGGTTCGCCTTCGCGACGTGGCCTAACGCCTTCCGCGCGCTCGACGCCCTCGGCGTCGGGGACAAGATCAGGAACCTCCATGTGCAGGCTCAGGCGCTGCGTGTCGCGTCCTCGTCCACGGGAACAGTGGCACGAGAACTGGATTTCTCGGGAAAGCA aggaggaggagcacccTTTGAATTCCGCTGCGTGAGGCGAGACGTGCTGCTCCAGGTTCTGGCGGCGGAGCTGCCGGAGGGCACCATCCGCTACTCCTCCAAGATCGTCTCCATCGACGAACAGCACGACGACTCCAAGATCATACATCTTGCCGACGGCTCAACTCTCAGAGCGAAGGTGCTGATTGGATGCGACGGGATAAACTCCGTGGTGTCCAAATGGCTGGGGCTCGCCAAGCCGTCCTACTCCGGGCGCTCGGCCACACGGGGCCTCGCTTGTTACCCCGACGGCCACACCTTCCAGCCCAAGTTCCTGCAGTTCTATGGCCATGGCTTCCGTTTCGGTTATGTGCCCTGCAACGCCAACGACGTCTACTGGTTCTACACATGGTCTCCTTCCCCTGACG ATGATGGTGTCGATGAGAGCGGCGCGAAGATGAAGCACTACGTGCTCGCGAAGCTGAGGAGCTCCAAGGTGCCAGCGGAGGCACTGGAATTGATCCAGAGCAGCGAGGTGAGCGACGACGCCCCCGCCGCGCCGCTGCGGTTCCGGCCCCCCTTCTCCCTCCTGTTCGCCAAGATCAGCAAGGGGAACGTGTGCGTGGCCGGCGACGCGCTGCACCCGATGACGCCGGACCTGGGGCAGGGCGGCTGCGCGGCGCTGGAGgacggcgtcgtcctggcgagATGCCTCGGCGAGGCAATCCTCGGCGGTGGCGGTGATAGCGCAGGAGGTGTCGCAGAGAAGAAGAGGATCGAGTCGGGTCTGCAGAAGTACGCCGGGGTACGGCGGTGGAGGAGCATCGACCTCGTCGCAACCGCCTATGTGGTCGGATTCTTGCAGCAGAGTAGCAACACGATCGTAAGCTTTCTACGCGAGAAATTCTTGGCTGGAATGCTCGCGAGAAAACTTGTCAAAATGTCGAACTATGATTGTGGAACATTATCGAGCTAG
- the LOC127296765 gene encoding monooxygenase 2 isoform X1: MQQQGESGEDIVIVGAGLAGLAVALGLHRKGVGSVVLESSPALRASGFAFATWPNAFRALDALGVGDKIRNLHVQAQALRVASSSTGTVARELDFSGKQINHLLVRLVRGGGAPFEFRCVRRDVLLQVLAAELPEGTIRYSSKIVSIDEQHDDSKIIHLADGSTLRAKVLIGCDGINSVVSKWLGLAKPSYSGRSATRGLACYPDGHTFQPKFLQFYGHGFRFGYVPCNANDVYWFYTWSPSPDDDGVDESGAKMKHYVLAKLRSSKVPAEALELIQSSEVSDDAPAAPLRFRPPFSLLFAKISKGNVCVAGDALHPMTPDLGQGGCAALEDGVVLARCLGEAILGGGGDSAGGVAEKKRIESGLQKYAGVRRWRSIDLVATAYVVGFLQQSSNTIVSFLREKFLAGMLARKLVKMSNYDCGTLSS, translated from the exons ATGCAGCAGCAGGGGGAGTCCGGCGAGGACATCGTGATCGTGGGCGCCGGACTCGCCGGCCTCGCCGTGGCGCTCGGGCTGCACAG GAAAGGGGTGGGGAGCGTGGTGCTGGAGTCGTCGCCGGCGCTCCGGGCGTCGGGGTTCGCCTTCGCGACGTGGCCTAACGCCTTCCGCGCGCTCGACGCCCTCGGCGTCGGGGACAAGATCAGGAACCTCCATGTGCAGGCTCAGGCGCTGCGTGTCGCGTCCTCGTCCACGGGAACAGTGGCACGAGAACTGGATTTCTCGGGAAAGCA AATTAACCACCTACTCGTACGCTTggtcagaggaggaggagcacccTTTGAATTCCGCTGCGTGAGGCGAGACGTGCTGCTCCAGGTTCTGGCGGCGGAGCTGCCGGAGGGCACCATCCGCTACTCCTCCAAGATCGTCTCCATCGACGAACAGCACGACGACTCCAAGATCATACATCTTGCCGACGGCTCAACTCTCAGAGCGAAGGTGCTGATTGGATGCGACGGGATAAACTCCGTGGTGTCCAAATGGCTGGGGCTCGCCAAGCCGTCCTACTCCGGGCGCTCGGCCACACGGGGCCTCGCTTGTTACCCCGACGGCCACACCTTCCAGCCCAAGTTCCTGCAGTTCTATGGCCATGGCTTCCGTTTCGGTTATGTGCCCTGCAACGCCAACGACGTCTACTGGTTCTACACATGGTCTCCTTCCCCTGACG ATGATGGTGTCGATGAGAGCGGCGCGAAGATGAAGCACTACGTGCTCGCGAAGCTGAGGAGCTCCAAGGTGCCAGCGGAGGCACTGGAATTGATCCAGAGCAGCGAGGTGAGCGACGACGCCCCCGCCGCGCCGCTGCGGTTCCGGCCCCCCTTCTCCCTCCTGTTCGCCAAGATCAGCAAGGGGAACGTGTGCGTGGCCGGCGACGCGCTGCACCCGATGACGCCGGACCTGGGGCAGGGCGGCTGCGCGGCGCTGGAGgacggcgtcgtcctggcgagATGCCTCGGCGAGGCAATCCTCGGCGGTGGCGGTGATAGCGCAGGAGGTGTCGCAGAGAAGAAGAGGATCGAGTCGGGTCTGCAGAAGTACGCCGGGGTACGGCGGTGGAGGAGCATCGACCTCGTCGCAACCGCCTATGTGGTCGGATTCTTGCAGCAGAGTAGCAACACGATCGTAAGCTTTCTACGCGAGAAATTCTTGGCTGGAATGCTCGCGAGAAAACTTGTCAAAATGTCGAACTATGATTGTGGAACATTATCGAGCTAG